A DNA window from Gallaecimonas pentaromativorans contains the following coding sequences:
- a CDS encoding LutB/LldF family L-lactate oxidation iron-sulfur protein — protein MAEHSPRRFTPQAQEALASPVIRQNFRGAMDYLRKARSNAFSDPVEADAVLAKAEAVRRRCLSQLPALLETLEQRCTANGIQVHWAETPAEANAIIRALCQREDAKLVAKGKSMVSEEIGLNKHLAGLGIDCRETDMGEFIVQLDGDRPSHIIMPAIHKNKDEISATFEQHLPDFEATRDVDQLIAAGRQALREKFQAAEVGLTGVNFAVAETGTLCLVENEGNGRMCSTIPRVHIAVTGIEKVVEQLSDIAPLYSALTRSATGQAITTYFNMVSSPRRPGEWDGPEEVHLVLLDNGRSQAFADDELRQTLQCIRCGACMNHCPVYGRIGGHAYGTVYPGPIGKIISPHLLGLDDAGELPTASSLCGACGEVCPVGIPIPALLQRLRVEAKHGASAGHPPLKGQGAKANRLEALAMKGFAWLARHPRCYRAGTWLARRLAPFYPRRLGAWGQCRVTPKPAPKPLSQLLKEQRRV, from the coding sequence ATGGCTGAGCACAGCCCCCGGCGCTTTACGCCCCAGGCCCAAGAGGCCCTGGCCAGCCCCGTTATCCGCCAGAATTTTCGCGGCGCCATGGATTACCTGCGTAAGGCCAGAAGCAACGCCTTTAGCGACCCGGTTGAAGCCGACGCGGTGCTGGCCAAGGCCGAAGCGGTGCGCCGCCGCTGCCTAAGTCAGCTCCCCGCGCTTTTAGAGACCCTGGAGCAGCGCTGCACCGCCAACGGTATCCAGGTGCACTGGGCCGAGACCCCGGCCGAGGCCAACGCCATCATCCGCGCCCTTTGCCAGCGCGAAGACGCCAAACTGGTGGCCAAGGGTAAATCCATGGTCAGCGAGGAAATCGGCCTTAACAAACACCTGGCTGGCCTTGGCATCGATTGCCGCGAAACCGACATGGGCGAGTTTATCGTCCAGTTGGACGGTGACCGGCCCTCCCACATCATCATGCCGGCCATCCACAAGAACAAAGACGAGATAAGCGCCACCTTCGAGCAGCACCTTCCCGACTTTGAGGCCACCCGGGATGTCGATCAGCTGATCGCCGCGGGGCGCCAGGCGCTTCGCGAAAAATTCCAGGCCGCCGAAGTGGGGCTGACCGGAGTTAACTTCGCCGTCGCCGAAACCGGCACCCTGTGTCTGGTTGAAAACGAAGGCAACGGCCGCATGTGCAGCACCATCCCCAGGGTCCATATCGCCGTTACCGGCATTGAAAAGGTGGTGGAGCAGCTTAGCGACATCGCCCCGTTGTACAGCGCTCTGACCCGCTCGGCCACCGGCCAAGCCATTACCACCTACTTCAATATGGTGAGCAGCCCGCGCCGCCCCGGTGAATGGGATGGCCCAGAGGAAGTGCACCTAGTGCTGCTGGATAACGGCCGCTCCCAGGCCTTTGCCGACGACGAACTGCGCCAAACCTTGCAATGCATTCGCTGCGGCGCCTGCATGAACCACTGCCCGGTGTACGGGCGCATCGGTGGCCACGCCTACGGCACCGTCTACCCGGGGCCCATAGGTAAAATAATCTCGCCGCACCTCTTGGGGCTGGACGACGCCGGCGAACTCCCTACTGCTTCTAGCCTGTGCGGCGCCTGCGGCGAGGTGTGCCCGGTGGGCATTCCTATCCCGGCGCTATTGCAGCGGCTTAGGGTGGAGGCCAAACATGGCGCCAGCGCCGGCCATCCGCCGCTAAAAGGGCAGGGGGCCAAAGCCAACCGCCTAGAGGCCCTGGCCATGAAGGGGTTTGCCTGGCTGGCCCGCCACCCCCGTTGCTACCGTGCCGGTACTTGGCTGGCCAGGCGGCTTGCGCCTTTTTACCCGCGCCGCCTTGGTGCCTGGGGCCAATGCCGGGTCACCCCGAAACCGGCCCCCAAACCGCTCAGTCAGCTATTAAAGGAGCAGCGCCGTGTCTGA
- a CDS encoding LutC/YkgG family protein, with the protein MSEAKNRILARLRQVNPSAPERPEQPYAPYLGEDAPARLARFCSRLEAAHAEVVRCPQQSLAAQLQAMVKGASLTRLLAGNDGPFSAAISQAGGSRLSCFDKPMSEFKAVLFTDVDAGISQAWGAIADTGTLVLWTGPNEPRSLSLVPPVSIIIVAASAIMDNFAQLLAKPQCRQGLPTNLLLVSGPSKTADIQQTLAYGAHGPRQLYVVVVEDC; encoded by the coding sequence GTGTCTGAGGCTAAAAACCGCATTCTGGCCAGGTTGCGCCAGGTGAACCCGAGCGCCCCTGAGCGCCCAGAGCAGCCCTACGCCCCCTACCTGGGGGAAGACGCCCCGGCGCGGCTGGCCCGGTTTTGCAGCCGCCTGGAAGCGGCCCATGCCGAGGTGGTGCGCTGCCCCCAGCAAAGCCTGGCCGCGCAGTTGCAGGCCATGGTTAAGGGCGCTTCGCTGACACGGCTGCTGGCGGGCAATGACGGCCCCTTTAGCGCCGCCATCAGCCAAGCGGGCGGTTCGCGCTTAAGCTGCTTTGATAAACCCATGAGTGAATTCAAGGCCGTGCTTTTTACCGATGTTGACGCCGGCATCAGCCAAGCCTGGGGCGCTATTGCCGATACCGGCACCCTGGTATTGTGGACAGGCCCCAACGAGCCGCGCAGCTTGTCGCTGGTGCCGCCGGTGAGCATCATCATTGTGGCGGCCTCGGCCATCATGGATAACTTCGCCCAGTTGCTGGCAAAGCCCCAGTGCCGCCAGGGGCTGCCCACCAACCTGCTGCTGGTGTCAGGCCCGTCCAAGACCGCCGATATCCAGCAAACCCTGGCCTATGGCGCCCACGGGCCCCGCCAGCTTTATGTCGTGGTAGTAGAGGATTGTTGA
- a CDS encoding AraC family transcriptional regulator yields MAANTPSRHIEHQSLPGWPGLELVRAHYSGFVFDRHVHLDYHIGLVDQGAQAFMHKGQRLILSPGSLSTFNPDEVHDGAGHESGDYQVRLIRLPMEAMATLGEQLGGDGRLHFFKGPMVADPILYQGLLQLHNQQHSPEPLAAQSHMLLLMAHLLLRHGEPGLKPARHQGLSRFQLADLKGYLLAHLDSKHNLPTLAERYQLSQYQFLRQFRAATGITPHAYLTSLRVEAARQHLKSGMLIKDVAAAVGFFDQSHLVKAFKRHYNLPPQSYQQQICR; encoded by the coding sequence ATGGCCGCCAACACCCCTTCTCGCCACATCGAACACCAAAGCCTGCCCGGCTGGCCCGGGCTGGAGCTGGTGCGCGCCCATTACAGCGGCTTTGTGTTTGACCGCCACGTACACCTCGATTATCACATCGGGCTGGTTGACCAAGGCGCCCAGGCCTTTATGCATAAGGGCCAGCGGCTGATCTTGAGCCCTGGCAGTCTGTCAACCTTCAACCCCGACGAAGTACACGACGGCGCCGGCCATGAAAGCGGCGACTACCAGGTGCGGCTGATACGGCTGCCCATGGAGGCCATGGCCACACTTGGCGAGCAGTTGGGGGGCGATGGCCGGCTGCATTTTTTCAAAGGGCCCATGGTGGCTGACCCCATCCTCTACCAGGGCTTGCTGCAGCTGCACAACCAGCAGCACAGCCCTGAGCCGCTGGCGGCCCAGAGCCACATGCTGCTGTTGATGGCGCACCTGTTGCTGCGCCACGGCGAGCCGGGGCTAAAGCCGGCTCGCCACCAGGGGCTGAGCCGCTTCCAATTGGCCGACCTTAAGGGCTATTTGCTGGCGCATCTGGACAGCAAACACAACCTGCCCACCCTGGCCGAGCGCTATCAGCTCAGCCAATACCAGTTTTTGCGCCAGTTCCGGGCTGCCACCGGCATCACCCCCCATGCCTACCTCACTTCGCTGCGGGTAGAGGCCGCCCGCCAGCACCTTAAAAGCGGCATGCTGATAAAAGACGTGGCCGCCGCTGTGGGGTTTTTTGACCAAAGCCACCTGGTCAAGGCCTTTAAACGCCATTACAACCTGCCGCCGCAAAGCTACCAGCAGCAGATCTGCCGCTAG
- a CDS encoding FAD-binding and (Fe-S)-binding domain-containing protein encodes MSYASLVATLTERIDAERVLTDPSLCLAYGTDASFYRLLPKVVLRLDGLDEVLFAMASCRALGLPFTFRAAGTSLSGQAVSDSVLITLSDKWRGHKVWQQGERISLQPGVIGSDANRYLAPFLRKIGPDPASIDSCKIGGIVANNASGMCCGTAQNSYRTLDTLTIALSDGTVLDTSSPESVAAFRKRRPELLAGLSALRQEVLADDTLSALIRHKYRLKNTTGYALNALVDFEDPIDILAHLMVGSEGTLGFIAEVTYRTVPDHPHKATALLVFADVEQASQAVSALAKTEVSAVELMDGRSLKAVADKPGMPGFVAGLSLDATALLVDCRAASLTGLEAQCQQVMAAMAAFTLSQSVPFSTDPKAQAALWGIRKGLFPAVGAVRETGTTVIIEDVAFPVEELASGVRALQQLFDQHGYHEALLFGHALAGNLHFVFTQGFGSDAEVKRYGAFMDAVAELVAVRFGGSLKAEHGTGRNMAPYVELEWGPAGYQLMQRIKALFDPEGLLNPGVIINPDPAAHLKDLKPLPAADPLVDACIECGFCEVVCPSRTLSLSPRQRIVLYRDLQQRRREGQGTETLAALFEYQGLDTCAATGLCAERCPVGINTGSLVKTLRQDKYRRFEPIARWTAEHFGATTSLVKTGLRLGAAAQAVLGGERLEKLSDGVNRLSGGRTPRWLAEMPKANGAKVQAPLAHFGRRVLYMPSCASRVMGQQQGNSEPRSLTDVTLSLLQKAGFDVALPEHLASLCCGMPYDSKGMGELAASKARELEAALWQASEQGRLPVLMDTSPCALRSIEQFEMPLAIFEPASFAMEYLLPHLKVEPLDETVLLHITCSARRMGQSEQLLALAKACAKRVVVPEHIQCCGFAGDKGFSTPELNAASLAPLAEQVPADCKRGFSNSRTCEIGLSRHSGVPYQSLLYLLDDASRP; translated from the coding sequence ATGAGCTACGCCAGCCTGGTTGCCACCCTTACCGAGCGTATCGACGCCGAGCGTGTGCTGACCGACCCGTCCTTGTGCCTAGCCTACGGCACCGACGCCAGTTTTTACCGGCTGCTGCCCAAGGTGGTGTTGCGCCTCGACGGCCTTGATGAAGTGCTGTTTGCCATGGCCAGCTGCCGCGCCCTTGGCCTGCCTTTTACCTTTCGGGCGGCGGGCACCAGCTTGTCGGGGCAGGCGGTGTCAGACTCGGTGCTGATTACCCTGAGCGACAAGTGGCGCGGCCACAAAGTGTGGCAGCAGGGGGAGCGCATTAGCCTGCAACCGGGGGTGATAGGCAGCGACGCCAACCGCTACCTGGCGCCTTTTTTACGCAAGATTGGGCCAGACCCAGCCTCCATCGACAGCTGCAAAATAGGCGGCATTGTGGCCAACAACGCCAGCGGCATGTGCTGCGGCACCGCCCAAAACAGCTACCGCACCCTCGACACCCTGACGATAGCTTTGAGTGACGGCACCGTGCTGGACACCAGCTCCCCCGAGAGCGTGGCGGCCTTTCGCAAGCGGCGCCCCGAACTCTTAGCAGGGCTTAGCGCCCTTCGCCAGGAGGTGCTGGCCGATGACACCTTAAGCGCCCTTATCCGCCACAAGTACCGCCTTAAAAACACCACCGGCTATGCCCTTAACGCCCTGGTGGATTTTGAAGACCCCATCGATATCCTCGCGCACCTGATGGTGGGCTCCGAAGGCACCTTGGGTTTTATCGCCGAGGTGACGTACCGCACCGTGCCTGACCACCCCCACAAGGCCACGGCGCTGTTGGTGTTTGCCGATGTAGAGCAGGCCAGCCAAGCGGTGTCGGCCCTGGCTAAAACCGAGGTCAGCGCGGTAGAGCTGATGGACGGGCGCTCCCTGAAAGCCGTGGCCGACAAACCCGGCATGCCGGGTTTTGTGGCGGGGCTAAGCCTCGATGCCACGGCGCTGCTGGTCGATTGCCGGGCGGCGAGCCTTACCGGCCTTGAAGCGCAGTGCCAGCAGGTGATGGCGGCCATGGCGGCCTTTACCCTTAGCCAGTCGGTGCCCTTTTCTACCGACCCCAAGGCCCAGGCAGCCCTTTGGGGCATTCGCAAAGGCTTGTTCCCGGCGGTTGGGGCGGTGCGGGAAACCGGCACCACCGTCATCATCGAGGATGTGGCCTTCCCGGTAGAAGAGCTGGCCAGTGGCGTGCGCGCCCTGCAACAACTCTTTGACCAGCACGGTTATCACGAGGCGCTGCTGTTTGGCCACGCCCTGGCCGGCAACCTGCATTTTGTCTTTACCCAGGGCTTTGGCAGCGACGCCGAGGTCAAACGCTATGGCGCCTTTATGGACGCGGTGGCCGAGCTGGTGGCGGTGCGTTTTGGCGGCTCGCTCAAGGCCGAGCACGGCACCGGCCGCAATATGGCCCCTTATGTGGAGCTGGAATGGGGCCCGGCCGGTTACCAGTTAATGCAGCGCATCAAGGCCCTGTTTGACCCCGAAGGGCTGCTAAACCCCGGCGTTATCATCAACCCGGACCCGGCTGCCCACTTAAAAGACCTCAAGCCGCTGCCGGCCGCCGACCCTCTGGTGGATGCCTGCATCGAGTGCGGCTTTTGCGAAGTGGTATGCCCGTCGCGCACCTTGAGCCTGAGCCCCCGCCAGCGCATCGTGCTGTACCGCGATTTGCAGCAGCGCCGCCGCGAAGGGCAAGGCACCGAGACGCTGGCCGCGCTTTTTGAATACCAGGGCCTGGATACCTGCGCCGCTACCGGCCTATGTGCCGAGCGTTGCCCGGTAGGCATCAATACCGGCAGCCTGGTCAAAACGCTGCGTCAGGACAAATACCGGCGCTTTGAGCCCATTGCCCGCTGGACCGCCGAGCACTTTGGCGCCACCACCAGTCTGGTAAAAACCGGCTTGCGGCTGGGGGCCGCGGCGCAAGCGGTGCTGGGCGGTGAACGACTGGAAAAACTCAGCGACGGCGTCAATCGCCTCAGCGGTGGCCGCACCCCGCGCTGGTTGGCCGAGATGCCCAAAGCCAACGGCGCCAAGGTACAGGCGCCGCTGGCGCATTTTGGGCGCCGGGTGCTGTACATGCCGTCTTGTGCCAGCCGGGTGATGGGCCAGCAGCAGGGCAATAGCGAGCCGCGCTCCTTGACCGATGTCACCCTGTCGCTGCTGCAAAAGGCGGGTTTTGATGTGGCTCTCCCCGAGCACCTGGCGAGCCTATGCTGCGGCATGCCCTATGACAGCAAAGGCATGGGAGAGCTTGCCGCCAGCAAGGCCCGTGAGCTGGAAGCGGCGTTGTGGCAGGCCAGCGAACAGGGCCGCCTGCCGGTGCTGATGGACACCAGCCCCTGCGCCCTTCGCAGCATCGAGCAGTTCGAGATGCCGCTAGCCATCTTTGAGCCGGCTTCTTTTGCCATGGAATATCTGCTGCCGCACCTGAAGGTGGAGCCCTTGGACGAAACCGTGCTGCTGCATATTACCTGTAGCGCCCGGCGCATGGGCCAGAGCGAGCAGCTGCTGGCGCTTGCCAAGGCCTGTGCCAAGCGGGTGGTGGTGCCTGAGCATATTCAGTGCTGCGGCTTTGCCGGTGACAAGGGCTTTAGCACCCCAGAGCTTAACGCCGCGTCTTTGGCCCCTCTGGCTGAGCAGGTGCCGGCCGATTGCAAGCGGGGCTTTAGCAACAGCCGCACCTGCGAGATTGGCCTGTCACGCCACAGCGGCGTGCCTTACCAATCGCTGCTCTACTTGCTGGATGACGCGTCCCGGCCATAA
- a CDS encoding DsbA family oxidoreductase encodes MKTVKVDFVSDVVCPWCAIGLASLEDAMSKVEGDIKVELHFRPFELNPQMGPEGEDIKEHLSRKYNLTEQQLAENEANLLARAEAAGVHFDLGLRSRTYNTFDAHRLLFWAAPQGKEYALKKALLDGYFAKGMNPSDRAQLLDKVAEVGLSREEAATILESSLFTEEVRTAEEVYRKRGINSVPSIVLNDKYLITGGQSSDYFEMALRQVADESEA; translated from the coding sequence ATGAAAACCGTCAAAGTGGATTTTGTTTCAGACGTGGTCTGCCCCTGGTGCGCCATTGGCCTGGCGTCCCTGGAAGACGCCATGAGCAAGGTCGAAGGTGACATCAAGGTGGAGCTGCATTTTCGGCCCTTCGAGCTGAACCCGCAGATGGGCCCAGAGGGCGAAGATATCAAAGAGCACCTGTCCCGCAAGTACAACCTCACCGAGCAGCAGTTGGCCGAGAACGAGGCCAACCTGCTGGCCCGCGCCGAGGCGGCAGGTGTGCATTTTGATTTAGGGCTGCGCAGCCGCACCTACAACACCTTCGACGCCCACCGCCTGCTGTTCTGGGCCGCACCCCAGGGCAAGGAATATGCCCTGAAAAAAGCGCTGCTGGACGGCTATTTTGCCAAGGGCATGAACCCCAGCGACCGCGCCCAGCTGCTGGACAAAGTGGCCGAAGTGGGCCTGAGCCGCGAAGAGGCGGCCACCATACTGGAAAGCTCGCTCTTTACCGAAGAGGTGCGCACCGCCGAAGAGGTGTACCGCAAGCGCGGCATCAACTCGGTGCCCTCCATCGTGCTGAACGACAAGTACCTCATCACCGGTGGCCAAAGCAGCGACTACTTCGAGATGGCGCTGCGCCAGGTGGCCGACGAAAGCGAGGCCTGA
- a CDS encoding (Fe-S)-binding protein — translation MDVIRVYPAKPAHVYLYATCLVDLFDPQAGLDAIGLLERQGLAVTVVTGQTCCGQPAYSAGYNDEARAVAQSQMALFPEPWPVVVLSGSCGGMMHHHYRRLFAGDAAVAAFCERVFEFTEFLVQVCRAKLDDKGEPRQVTMHTSCAARREMKVHVTASQLLGQLAQVELVKHGYQEECCGFGGTFAVRHPQISQAMVEDKTRHIVNSGAPELVSADWGCLLNINGALEYQGERLQGRHLASFLLERVGGGHG, via the coding sequence ATGGACGTTATCCGTGTTTACCCGGCCAAACCGGCCCATGTCTACCTGTACGCCACCTGCCTGGTGGACTTGTTCGACCCCCAGGCAGGCCTGGACGCCATCGGCCTTTTGGAGCGCCAGGGGCTGGCGGTAACGGTCGTTACCGGCCAAACCTGCTGCGGCCAACCGGCCTACAGCGCTGGTTACAACGATGAGGCCCGCGCCGTGGCCCAAAGCCAGATGGCGCTCTTTCCCGAGCCCTGGCCGGTGGTGGTGCTGTCCGGCTCCTGCGGCGGCATGATGCACCACCATTATCGCCGCCTTTTTGCCGGCGACGCCGCCGTGGCGGCCTTTTGCGAGCGGGTGTTCGAGTTCACCGAGTTTTTGGTGCAGGTGTGCCGGGCCAAGCTTGATGACAAGGGCGAGCCGCGGCAGGTGACTATGCACACCTCCTGCGCCGCCCGCCGCGAGATGAAGGTGCATGTCACCGCCAGCCAGCTCCTTGGCCAACTGGCCCAGGTGGAGCTGGTGAAGCACGGCTATCAGGAAGAGTGCTGCGGCTTTGGCGGCACTTTTGCGGTGCGCCACCCGCAGATCAGCCAAGCCATGGTGGAGGACAAAACCCGGCACATCGTTAACAGCGGTGCCCCGGAGCTGGTCAGTGCCGACTGGGGCTGCCTGCTCAATATCAACGGCGCCTTGGAATACCAGGGCGAGCGGCTGCAAGGCCGGCACCTGGCCAGCTTTTTGCTGGAACGGGTAGGAGGCGGCCATGGCTGA
- a CDS encoding L-lactate permease, whose product MSNTLLAIIAFIPIMAAGILLLGLNWPARRAMPVAFALTVLVALFGWDMSINRILASTLQGLVVTITVLWIIFGAIFLLNSLKHTGAITSIRNGFTNISPDRRIQAIIIAWCFGTFIEGASGFGTPAAIAAPLLVAIGFPAMAAVLMGMMIQSTPVSFGAVGTPILVGINKGLDSHTIGLELAAKGSSWDAFLQYITSDVAIIHALIGTFMPLLMTMMLTRFFGRNKSWREGLDVLPFAIFAGLAFTLPYALTGIFMGPEFPSLIGGLVSLPLVVLAARKGFLVPKSTWDFEPAAHWPAEWLGNLKMDLSQVRERPMSLVMAWFPYVLLALLLVISRMDAGIKAWLAGVSIGFNNILGEAGVSAAIQPFYLPGGLLVVSALVAVLVQARSVKPLLGAAKESGKTLLGAGFALVFTIPMVRIFINSGVNGADLASMPITTANWVAGMVGHAFPALSAVIGALGAFIAGSNTISNMMFSQFQFEAAHALGVSSVVVLALQAVGAAAGNMIAIHNVVAASATAGLMGREGAVLRKTVLPTFYYLLCCGLLGMAMIYLLGQTDVLMQ is encoded by the coding sequence ATGAGCAATACCCTGCTTGCCATTATTGCCTTTATTCCCATTATGGCCGCCGGCATCCTGCTGCTCGGCCTGAACTGGCCGGCGCGCCGGGCCATGCCGGTCGCCTTTGCACTGACGGTGCTGGTGGCCCTGTTTGGCTGGGACATGAGCATCAACCGCATTCTGGCCTCCACCCTGCAAGGGTTGGTGGTGACCATTACCGTGCTGTGGATCATCTTCGGCGCCATTTTCCTGCTCAACAGCCTCAAGCACACCGGGGCCATTACCAGCATCCGTAACGGCTTTACCAACATCTCGCCGGATAGGCGCATCCAGGCCATCATCATCGCCTGGTGTTTCGGCACCTTTATTGAAGGGGCCTCCGGGTTCGGCACCCCGGCCGCCATCGCCGCGCCGCTGCTGGTGGCCATTGGCTTTCCGGCCATGGCGGCGGTGCTGATGGGGATGATGATCCAATCCACCCCGGTGTCCTTTGGCGCCGTGGGCACCCCTATTCTGGTGGGTATCAACAAGGGCCTGGACAGCCACACCATCGGCCTGGAACTGGCCGCCAAAGGCTCCAGCTGGGACGCCTTCTTGCAGTACATCACCAGTGACGTGGCCATTATCCATGCCCTGATCGGCACCTTTATGCCACTGCTGATGACCATGATGCTGACCCGCTTTTTCGGCCGTAACAAAAGCTGGCGCGAGGGCCTGGATGTATTGCCCTTCGCCATCTTTGCCGGCCTTGCCTTTACCCTGCCTTATGCCCTGACCGGTATCTTCATGGGCCCGGAGTTTCCGTCGCTTATCGGTGGCCTGGTCAGCTTGCCGCTGGTGGTGCTGGCGGCCCGCAAAGGCTTCTTGGTGCCCAAGAGCACCTGGGATTTTGAACCTGCCGCCCATTGGCCCGCCGAGTGGCTGGGTAACCTGAAGATGGATTTAAGCCAGGTGCGCGAGCGGCCCATGTCGCTGGTGATGGCCTGGTTCCCCTATGTGCTGCTGGCGCTGCTGCTGGTGATAAGCCGCATGGACGCCGGCATCAAGGCCTGGCTGGCTGGGGTCAGCATCGGCTTTAACAACATTTTGGGCGAAGCCGGGGTCAGCGCCGCCATTCAGCCTTTTTACCTGCCCGGCGGCCTGCTGGTGGTGTCGGCGCTGGTGGCGGTGCTGGTGCAGGCCCGCTCCGTCAAGCCGCTGCTGGGGGCGGCCAAGGAGTCCGGTAAAACCCTGCTGGGCGCCGGTTTTGCCCTGGTGTTTACCATTCCCATGGTGCGCATTTTTATCAACTCCGGGGTCAACGGCGCCGACCTTGCCTCCATGCCTATCACCACCGCCAACTGGGTGGCAGGCATGGTAGGCCACGCCTTCCCGGCGCTGAGCGCGGTGATTGGTGCCCTGGGCGCCTTTATCGCCGGTTCCAACACCATCTCCAACATGATGTTCAGCCAGTTCCAGTTTGAGGCGGCCCATGCCCTGGGAGTGTCGTCGGTGGTGGTATTGGCGCTGCAAGCGGTAGGGGCGGCAGCCGGCAATATGATTGCCATCCACAACGTGGTGGCGGCCTCGGCCACTGCCGGTTTGATGGGCAGGGAAGGGGCGGTGCTGCGAAAAACCGTGCTGCCCACCTTCTATTACCTGCTGTGCTGCGGCCTGCTTGGCATGGCCATGATCTACCTGCTTGGGCAAACCGACGTTTTGATGCAGTAA
- a CDS encoding LysE family translocator — MSLASLFLTLALVHLAALVAPGPDFALMLRSSLNQGRAQALQMALGLASAIMVHSLVVVFAFALLAKVLPGLLHWLPLVAGCWLLYLAAQCLKSARAPQGAIDTQSAPAGGAWLAGFATNILNPKAYLYFFTLVGGLLPPALPLAAKLGVVALFFSLALAWFGMLGWLLGAPWFRQKMLGWRRGMEGATALVFTAVGVLMLLRLA, encoded by the coding sequence ATGAGCCTGGCTTCACTGTTCCTCACCCTTGCCCTTGTACACCTGGCCGCCCTGGTGGCGCCGGGCCCCGACTTTGCGCTGATGCTGCGCTCCAGCCTCAACCAGGGCCGGGCCCAGGCGCTGCAGATGGCGCTGGGGCTGGCCTCGGCGATCATGGTGCACAGCCTGGTGGTGGTATTTGCCTTTGCGCTGCTGGCCAAGGTGTTGCCGGGGCTGCTTCATTGGCTGCCGCTGGTGGCGGGGTGCTGGCTGCTTTACCTGGCGGCCCAGTGCCTTAAAAGCGCCCGGGCACCCCAGGGGGCCATCGACACTCAATCGGCCCCGGCTGGTGGCGCCTGGCTGGCCGGCTTTGCCACCAATATCCTCAACCCCAAGGCGTACCTTTACTTCTTTACCCTGGTGGGCGGGTTATTGCCGCCGGCACTGCCGCTGGCGGCCAAGCTGGGGGTGGTGGCGCTCTTTTTCAGCCTGGCCCTGGCCTGGTTTGGGATGCTGGGTTGGCTGCTGGGGGCGCCGTGGTTTCGGCAAAAAATGCTGGGCTGGCGCCGGGGCATGGAAGGGGCGACGGCGCTGGTGTTTACTGCCGTCGGGGTGCTGATGCTGCTGCGCCTTGCCTAG
- a CDS encoding LysR family transcriptional regulator has protein sequence MNMPRADDLILFAQVVDTGSFSKAAELAGVTNSVASKRISKLEEELGTQLLYRTTRRLTLSEAGRLLYQQARQIKMATDRALDTLSGFGEKVSGHIRMSVPTISGELVLADAIAEFCDRYPGLSIDMSLENRFVDIIAEGMDLVIRTGYLDDSSLIARHIIDSRWAICASPSYLERHGTPRHPEDLRQHNCLRYSYQSTGASDWAFKNKKGPFTVRVEGNMTTDNAAALRKAALAGYGIIYVPRCLIYNDLTQGMLTELFPQQVGKKLGIYAVYPTTRQLPAKIRLLIEHIRQRYLAIAHYF, from the coding sequence ATGAATATGCCCCGCGCCGACGACCTCATTTTGTTTGCCCAAGTGGTGGATACCGGCTCCTTCAGCAAGGCAGCCGAACTGGCCGGCGTCACCAATTCGGTGGCCAGCAAACGGATCTCGAAACTCGAAGAAGAACTGGGTACCCAGCTGCTGTACCGCACCACCCGGCGCCTGACCCTAAGCGAGGCGGGCCGGCTGCTTTACCAGCAGGCAAGGCAAATAAAGATGGCCACCGACCGGGCCCTGGACACCCTGTCGGGCTTTGGTGAGAAGGTGAGCGGCCATATCCGGATGTCGGTGCCCACCATCTCCGGCGAGCTGGTGCTGGCGGACGCCATTGCAGAGTTTTGTGACCGCTACCCCGGGCTCAGCATCGACATGTCGTTGGAAAACCGCTTTGTGGACATCATCGCCGAGGGCATGGATCTGGTGATCCGCACCGGCTACCTGGACGACTCCAGCCTGATCGCCCGCCACATCATCGATTCACGCTGGGCCATTTGCGCCTCCCCCAGTTATCTGGAGCGCCACGGCACCCCGCGCCACCCCGAAGATCTGCGCCAGCACAACTGCCTGCGCTACAGCTACCAGAGCACCGGCGCCTCCGACTGGGCCTTCAAGAACAAAAAAGGCCCCTTTACGGTGCGGGTAGAAGGCAACATGACCACTGACAACGCCGCCGCCCTGCGTAAGGCGGCCCTGGCCGGTTACGGCATCATCTATGTGCCCCGTTGCCTTATTTACAACGATCTGACCCAGGGCATGTTGACGGAGCTTTTCCCCCAGCAGGTGGGCAAGAAACTGGGGATCTACGCCGTCTATCCCACCACCCGCCAGTTGCCGGCCAAGATCCGGCTGCTGATTGAGCACATCCGCCAGCGCTACCTGGCCATCGCCCACTACTTCTAG